A window from Cyprinus carpio isolate SPL01 chromosome A11, ASM1834038v1, whole genome shotgun sequence encodes these proteins:
- the LOC109087007 gene encoding transmembrane protein 51-like, which yields MCSSGQPLCSGSRRSPTNREGSSSGSQYALCALGVGLVALGVVMIVWSIVPSKMTQLHNVTNTNNGSDSGDEGKTSTVAFVLVGAGVAMLLLAVCLGVRNRKRMRQRETTGAGGADYVDRVRRDQDEESTDEPAPNFDVPTYEEAVTSGQYPVRQSNLRQSYQLPSYEDLIGAVENEGQQPREGNGQEASQPAPGPGPQPAAAARSSSRASRILRPLRVRRIKSEKLHVKDIRLNIQNPGQSGVVAIEPLTPPPQYEDKPPQLPTEVV from the exons ATGTGCTCCAGTGGGCAGCCTCTGTGTTCAGGAAGCAGGCGTTCACCCACCAATAGAGAGGGCAGTAGCTCAGGCTCCCAGTATGCTCTCTGTGCACTGGGGGTGGGCTTGGTGGCACTCGGTGTTGTCATGATCGTGTGGAGCATAGTCCCTTCTAAAATGACACAGCTTCACAATGTTACAAACACGAACAACGGAAGTGACAGCGGTGATGAAGGGAAGACCTCGACTGTTGCATTTGTGCTGGTTGGAGCTGGTGTTGCCATGTTGCTCCTTGCTGTATGTCTCGGGGTAAGGAACAGGAAGAGAATGAGACAACGGGAAACTACAGGTGCAGGTGGTGCTGATTATGTGGATCGAGTCCGTAGAGATCAGGATGAGGA atcaACTGATGAACCAGCACCCAACTTTGATGTCCCCACCTATGAGGAGGCAGTCACCAGTGGACAGTACCCTGTTCGGCAGAGCAACTTGCGACAGAGCTACCAGCTGCCCTCGTATGAGGATCTGATTGGTGCCGTTGAAAATGAAGGCCAGCAGCCAAGAGAAGGTAATGGCCAAGAGGCCTCTCAGCCAGCTCCTGGCCCCGGACCACAGCCTGCGGCAGCCGCTCGCAGCAGCAGCAGGGCCAGTCGCATCCTCAGACCTCTCAGAGTGCGCAGGATCAAGTCTGAGAAACTCCACGTGAAGGATATTCGTTTGAATATCCAAAACCCTGGACAAAGTGGGGTGGTGGCCATTGAACCGCTGACCCCACCACCACAGTATGAGGACAAGCCCCCTCAACTACCCACAGAAGTAGTGTAA